A stretch of the Deinococcus depolymerans genome encodes the following:
- a CDS encoding VOC family protein produces MRLNHLNLSVTDVPGTVSLMETFFGFSRTADMPVNEHMAFLRGPDGFLLSMFRARDVAYPKSFHVGFLQDTPEQVLAVRERLLAAGFTVPEPQRNHGRLTFYFDAPGGFVIEVESFLGE; encoded by the coding sequence CTGAATCACCTGAACCTGAGCGTCACGGACGTGCCGGGCACCGTTTCACTCATGGAGACCTTTTTCGGGTTCTCGCGCACGGCGGACATGCCGGTGAACGAGCACATGGCGTTCCTGCGCGGCCCGGACGGGTTCCTGCTGTCCATGTTCCGCGCGCGGGACGTGGCGTACCCGAAGTCCTTTCACGTGGGCTTCCTTCAGGACACGCCCGAGCAGGTGCTGGCGGTGCGGGAGCGGCTGCTGGCGGCCGGGTTCACGGTGCCGGAACCGCAGCGGAATCACGGCCGCCTGACGTTCTACTTCGACGCGCCGGGCGGGTTCGTGATCGAGGTGGAGTCGTTCCTGGGTGAATGA
- a CDS encoding putative quinol monooxygenase, which produces MIISHGTLSAPTEHAGQVRALLTRIAQATRQERGCQLYVVSEVLERPGHFLITEHWHSMQDMQAHLALPGVAEAVAAVHALGITDLSIIAFEADAPTKIM; this is translated from the coding sequence CCCCACCGAACACGCCGGGCAGGTCCGCGCCCTGCTGACCCGGATCGCGCAGGCCACCCGGCAGGAACGCGGCTGCCAGCTGTACGTCGTCTCCGAGGTCCTGGAACGGCCCGGTCACTTCCTGATCACGGAACACTGGCACTCCATGCAGGACATGCAAGCGCACCTCGCGCTGCCCGGCGTGGCCGAGGCCGTCGCCGCTGTCCACGCCCTGGGCATCACCGACCTGAGCATCATCGCGTTCGAGGCAGACGCGCCCACGAAGATCATGTAG